From the genome of Zalophus californianus isolate mZalCal1 chromosome 6, mZalCal1.pri.v2, whole genome shotgun sequence, one region includes:
- the C6H15orf61 gene encoding uncharacterized protein C15orf61 homolog, protein MEPLRRAHEAALRLLLCRPWASGAASRPKPRSSEVLTRHLLQRRLPHWTSFCVPYSAVRNDQFGLSHFNWPVEDANYHVLRTGCFPYIKYHCSKAPWQDLAGQDRFFTALKVVNLGIPTLLYGLGSWLFARVTETVHTSYGPITIYFLNKEDEGARY, encoded by the exons ATGGAACCCCTGCGGAGGGCCCACGAGGCCGCCCTCCGGCTGCTGCTGTGCCGGCCCTGGGCCTCGGGCGCCGCCTCCCGCCCGAAGCCCCGCTCCTCGGAGGTGCTGACGCGGCACCTGCTGCAGCGGCGCCTGCCGCACTGGACCTCCTTCTGCGTGCCCTACAGCGCCGTCCGCAACGACCAGTTCGGCCTCTCGCACTTCAACTGGCCCGTGGAGGACGCCAACTACCACGTCCTGCGTACCGGCTGCTTCCCCTACATCAAGTACCACTGCTCCAAGGCCCCCTGGCAGGACCTGGCCGGGCAGGACCGGTTCTTCACGGCGCTCAAGGTCGTCAACCTGG gTATTCCAACCTTATTATATGGACTTGGCTCCTGGTTATTTGCTAGAGTCACAGAGACTGTACATACCAGTTATGGACcaataacaatttattttctaaataaagaagatgaaggTGCCAGGTATTGA